TGATTTTCCACCCATATTAGGGCCTGTGAGGAGGATGAAGCTGGCCTGCTTAGACCCACCAATCTTTACATCATTTGGTACAAAAGAGCCTCTGCCTAATGAATCACCCCTCAGAACTGGATGCCCTAGACCAGTGGCTGACAAGTGCGGAACATCGACAGATTTAGAACTTGATATTACTGGACGGCATCTTACTCCTTCGTAAGAATCACTTGCAAAAGCGAGGCTGATCAACACGTCTAGCTCTGCAATAGAATGGATTCATGTCAACAACGAATCCATAGAAAGATCTAAGCGCACACTTTGTTTTCATGCCTAATTCCATTAAACTATGTTCTACCCAAGTAATCTCTTGCTAATAAGATGTAACTCAAATAGAAAGATCTAACCTGAAGCAGCAGGTTCTATTTCACAACAACATATTGCAGGGAACTCGATTTATTAATCGTGGAATCGAATTTAATTCTAACTGGCTCAACAAAAATGCTCACAACGACATGCTCAAAACCATCACCCACAGAGCTAACACCCGGGTGGCAGTAATTAACAGGTATTGACGAGGAAAAAATCATTTTCTTGAGGAAGATACTATCACTTCTTAAAAGAAAAGACAAACTTAAGTTGGAATTTAAATAAAAAAATTATAAAACATGACTTTGTCCATACCAGCTGTTGCAGAAACCAATTGTCTCCATTCTTCTTGATGCTCGCAGAAACGTCCAATCAATCTTTGTGAAATGCTCTTTAGAGCCGACTCTTTTTCAGATTTCGCTTGTGCTAGCTCTTTTAATAATTTCTTGATGGTAGGAGTCCAATATCGAAAGACACCCTGAAAAGATGGATGTAAACAGTTGGAAAATCCCATTTGGCTAAATCAAGCCCTCTTTATAGTGTGGATACATCAGCAATTTTGTTTACCTTTTTGGATGAGCATAATTCGTAATCCTGAGGAATACTCCCACTTAAACTTTCAGGAACTTCCAAGAGGTATTCGTCTTTCCCAACTGTAACATACTTTATCTGGACAAAACCAACAAAGCTCTAATCAGCACCCCCAGTTGATTAGGCATTTAAGGGGCAAAAAACATATATGGAAGTAGTTCTCACCGATGCATCTCCGAGTAATTTTCGTTGCTCCTTCAGATGTTTCGTCAAACTGACTTCCAATTCTTTTACCGTTTTGCACGTAAAATCGTATTCTTCATCAGCTCCTTCATGAGGTACTACACGTCCAGAATCGTGAGCTTCTACCCAGTCAAAAGCATCCTTGAAATACTTAATGAAGGGTGATATGTTTGGAAGACTTTGACCTGGCATAAAAAGTATATAAGACGCTATGGAGTTATCAGTCTAAGAATGTGAATATGGAGAGTGATGATGATACCAGGAGTAAGCAAATGACGCAGGCGTCTAGATTTATCATGCTTCAAACTAGTACGAAGGGACGAGCATGCTTCTACCATTGTTTCACAACCACGTAGAGTTGATATGAACTCTTGTAGCTGCTTCTTTGCTACATCCTCATATAGAACCACTTTATCTCCATTTCTTCCACTAGCTTCACTGTACCATGTAACACATAGATTTTTATTTTAACAAAATTGTTCAGTAGATCACGGATATAAACATGAAATGCAAGAAATGACATCTCAATCCAGCTAATCACTTACATGCTAGAAAAGATACGTGCAATCAACCGCTCCATGTCTGGAAGTCTTGACAGCGCCTTCCGGAATTCCAGCGAGTATGGGAGATTTTCCCCCTGAAAGTAGAGACGGTACCATAATACATAGAGTTGTCAGAGGAATAGCATAAATGAGAGTCCTAACGCTGCATGCAGAGTAAGCTTCGTAATATTAAGGACTTTATTTCCAGAAAATAGATGTCATTGCTTGTAACACATACCCCGAACATCAGCAGCATATAAAGTCAAGCAATAATTTAAAGACTCACCCGAAGAATTGCTACAGCATCTTGGCGTTCCTTGATCAGTTCTGGATTATATAAAGGTCTTGCCAGCCATGTTTTCAGCAACCGTTTCCCAGACGCAGTGATACATTGATTCAATTGTGCATACAGCGTCCTTCAAAAGACCACTCACTTTTAGTTTTGGAACACATCAGTTACGTTTGATAATATATAGCAAGGCTGAGATACTTTACCCCGAAACGCCTCCATTTCTGCTGTTTTCAAATATCTCAAGGTTTTCAAGAGCAGCAGCATCAAGAACCATGTGCTGTTTCTCAGTAAAGTTGCTGAAATCAGAGTATGGCAGGGATTCAAACTTGGCATATCTAAGTAGACTCTCATCCAAGAAAGCTTGTCTCAGGTAGTAAATGGCACCACCAAGAGCAGAGAGTGCCAGTCTACCATTCTTATCTCCAGATGCTAATTCAGACAACATTTTTGGAAGGAAGCTTGAACCACTTTCATTAAGGGATGGATCCCCTAGAATCTTTTCCTCACCGGAATAAGCAGAAGACGGTTCACATCTGATTCCTTTGTAGAAAGTTCCAACTTCATGTATTGTCTTCTCTGCATCCCAGAACTCAGAAAGTGGAACCAGATTGTTTACCAAGGGATTTCTGGTGTATCTAACTATTGTTCTCTCTGTTGCAGAACTCAACATATTAGCTGGTTTAATAATTTCCACCGGCCTTATCTCAGAGAGCACGCAAGACAATGCACTGCAATCTTGATCATCCTTGAACTGGTACAAAATGAAAAAAATGCCATCAATTAGGATAGAATATTCAAAAGCCGAAAATATCCACAGACACGGTTACTAAGAGAGATGTTCGAGGAATGGTACATATGCTAAACATGCATACATATGCTAAACATGCATCGCTTTTCTTTCAATCAATTCAAGTACAAGAACCCACCTGCCCCAGGATTATCTTCTTTGTTGCAACATCAACCAAACATACACCAAAATTGTGCTCTGCTTTCTCGTCAGTTAAACTCTCTCCTCCTCCAGTCAACGCCATCAGATAAGATGCATCTGGATTAGTTAATACCATCTCCCCATCTGTAAGCGTGCCTCTTGTAACAACTGCACATATTTCACGCTTCACAACCTACAAAAACAGGAGTAATGTCACTAGGAATCCTCCCTATCATAGTTTTCTAAAAATAGCACCAGCCGTAGTAAATGGATTTTAATTTCACTAGCAATCAAATTGATTGGCTAAAAAGTGATGATGCCTACTATACCAAAATTCATAGTGGGACTTACTTTATCCTTGGAGCCTTTCTCTTTTCGGCGTCGCTCCAGCTGATCAGGTGTTTCTGTTTGCTCCACGACTAAAACCCGATGGCCCTGATCCATTCAATTCAATCAAACTTTTTTCTATCCAACAGTATAACTTCTGCCCATGAATGTGACACCTTCCCACACAAAAAAATCATACTTAGATTGGATTGCTATGTTTCAGGAAACAAACCTTTTGAACTAATTTCTCGATGTTTACAGAAAAATTCTTCTCAGGAAATCCACAATGAGGTTGTTCTCCCTACAAACAAAAATCTACATCAGGTGCTTTTAAAAAAAAATTATATAGAGAGGGCAAGTGATAAATACATAGTGACCTTTTTAGCATGATTTGATATCAATCCGTTGGCATTTTATAGAATTTTAAAAGATGCATCGAAAAGCACCAACAATAATGAGCTATAAATAATCAGTTACCTTCATGTACCGTAAATCAAGTTCCTTGGCCCCAACGTGCGCATCCATCTCATAAAGCTCATAGAATTTACCCATCTGCTTGTCATCAAACGAAAACCATTTAATCTCCATATCTCCCACCAATAAATAAGTTCTGATTAATTGATCACTTCTTGGTCTACCTTGAAGAAAATAACTTTGTCCATATGTTTTGATTTAAACTCCCACCATTGTCTCTGAAAAAGAAGCCACAAAATCAAATGAGTAAAATTTGAATAGCTTCATCAAATATCATGAAGCAGATTTCCATGTGCTCTTACCTGGCCTCCCGTTAATCTCTTTACAAAATCAGGTGGAAGGTAGAGTGTCCTCGGATCATAATTCTCATCCGTAGGGCGTCTCCTTTTTGCATCTCTTCGGTCTCTGCTTGCAAGAAATGATGTACAAGAACAAACCCATTAAAACTTAGCTAAAACAGGGATCATGCGAAGATATTCCTGATAATTGTTGCTTAAAACACACAAATTAAACTTTAGTAAATAGCCTCTATAATGATAGACCAAAATTGTGCATATTCTAGATTCTTTCTACTCCTACCCACCGTATCAAATAGCCTCTATGATGATGGACCAAATTTGTGAAAGACTTACACTCCCATGAAGCGAAATTTCTCAGATTCACGCGCACCAAATCGAGCCAGAGCATCCCCATCCAACATGTTATCATCCAAACCCTTGACCACCCTATCAGCTGCAGTAAGACAAGATGAGATTTAGCAACCAACAAAGGACACCATCTTAAACCAAAGTAAATGCGAGAAACACATGCATGATTCTCAGCTGCTAAACAGATAAAACTTTGAAGTGTCACAAACAAAAAAAAGTGCAAATTATACGCCTTTAATATAAGAGAACATTCGGATTACCTTCTCCAGTCTGCTTCACAGGCTCCACAACAGAAGCCTTAAAACCTTTGAAGGTAGTTTCTTTATCAGTCTTGCTTTTCTTCTCACCACCTGATTTCGCTACTTCACTAGTCTTCTTCCGCTTTCTAGAGTCAGCTTTGGAAGGAGTTTCTTCATCTTTCTCCTCCACCATCTCTTCTTCATCCATCACATCATCCTCAGCATCCAACTCCACATCATCTTCTTCACTCTCACACACCTCCTTCTCCACATTCTTTCCCCAGTCCTCATCGCTAGAATCATCACCATCACTCTTGTTTTCTTTCTCTTCTTCCACATTACCCATCTCCTCATCCTCATCTTCATCCGTCACAACTCTTCTGGAAGCCGAAGCGCCTCGTCTCAATCGCTTAAACCTCTTTACTGAGTTCCCCTCAACAACCCATTCGATCTTCTCCTTCCCCAAATCCAAAGACTCCTCTTCTCCATCTTCATACTCTACCATATGCTTACCTTCACCCTTATCGTACGAAGTCACGCTCCCTTCATACCATTTCTTATCCAACGGCCAGTAAACCCTAACTTGCTTCCCCACCACCTCGTCTCCATACGTAGTTTCCGTAAATTTCGGAGGCGAAGGAGTCTGTCCGATGACTAGAAGTGGCTTCTTGAGCTTAGGATGTACAGGAGAAGGAGTCGTCGGACCGGGGCTTGGACTACGAGCAGGAGGATTCGATTTGGGGAGTTTATTGTTAGAGAGTGGCGGAGAATCAGGGGTAGGGTTAGATTTAGGGGTTGCGGTATTGGAGAGAGGCGATGGAGACGGAGAGTTAGGGTTAGGTTTTGATTTGGGGGTTTTGGTGTTGGAGAGTGGCGATGGAGACGGAGAATTAGGGTTAGGGTTAGATTTGGGGGTTTTGTGATTGGAGAGTGGTGATGGAGAGGGAGAAGGAGATGAAGCGGATTTGCCGAAGAAGGAGGTGATTTGACGCTGAGGATTCACCAACGGAGACCTTCCGCTGATCTGACGGCGAGACGGCGCCATGGGGAGAGGAAAGGTGGAGAGACGAGAGAGGGAAATGAGCGAGTGTGGTGATGGGAACTGGGAGGTTAAGGGAATATAGTGTACAGATTGCGCGGGAACTTTCACCGGGAAAGACGCCGGCGACGCTTCTGAAATGGCGGGAAACAACGCCTAGTTAAGACTAAAATAATTAATGTATCTCTTGCTGCGAGTGTCATCTCGAAAGAAGAATAAATCAAGCCGCTGTTGCAGGGCCACCAAGGCCCATTAGTTATAATTATCGAATACAATGACCGGTTAAGATTGAACCGATCTATTTGTTTCTAGAATTCCCAGAAATAAATCAATTAAACCGGAAAAAACCAACCTGGAATTTCGGCAATTAGATTCTTTCTCCCTTCTCGTGGTTGATTCTCCATGCGGACCATCTCCAACCCATTCATATTTCCACCTCTATAATAGCATTTAGAGATAAAATTGCTCCAATCCACTTCAAATATAATTTCTTTATTTTTTACTTACATTTAGAGATTGTTATTTTAAAAGAATATATTGGAGGTGAAACTGCTCAAATCCACTTCTAGTTTTTTTATCTATAAAAGACATCTTTATTTATTCTTCTATTTATAGAGAAAGAAATATCACTTTTCTATTTTTTACTCTGCATTTAGAGATTGCTATTTTAGAAGAATATATTAGAACATATTTCACATCTATTATAGAATTCTTTTATTTTAGAGATGAAAATAACAAAATACATCTCCTAGTTTGTGATTTGTTCTGTGTTGTCCAGTACAACTTGTAGTGATCCAGAACTCAGCCTAAGCTCAACCTTTTCCAAATTTGTATATTTTGAAAGAATGTGACAGACTGAAGTAACTATC
The DNA window shown above is from Brassica oleracea var. oleracea cultivar TO1000 chromosome C3, BOL, whole genome shotgun sequence and carries:
- the LOC106335760 gene encoding DNA mismatch repair protein MSH6, whose translation is MAPSRRQISGRSPLVNPQRQITSFFGKSASSPSPSPSPLSNHKTPKSNPNPNSPSPSPLSNTKTPKSKPNPNSPSPSPLSNTATPKSNPTPDSPPLSNNKLPKSNPPARSPSPGPTTPSPVHPKLKKPLLVIGQTPSPPKFTETTYGDEVVGKQVRVYWPLDKKWYEGSVTSYDKGEGKHMVEYEDGEEESLDLGKEKIEWVVEGNSVKRFKRLRRGASASRRVVTDEDEDEEMGNVEEEKENKSDGDDSSDEDWGKNVEKEVCESEEDDVELDAEDDVMDEEEMVEEKDEETPSKADSRKRKKTSEVAKSGGEKKSKTDKETTFKGFKASVVEPVKQTGEADRVVKGLDDNMLDGDALARFGARESEKFRFMGVDRRDAKRRRPTDENYDPRTLYLPPDFVKRLTGGQRQWWEFKSKHMDKVIFFKMGKFYELYEMDAHVGAKELDLRYMKGEQPHCGFPEKNFSVNIEKLVQKGHRVLVVEQTETPDQLERRRKEKGSKDKVVKREICAVVTRGTLTDGEMVLTNPDASYLMALTGGGESLTDEKAEHNFGVCLVDVATKKIILGQFKDDQDCSALSCVLSEIRPVEIIKPANMLSSATERTIVRYTRNPLVNNLVPLSEFWDAEKTIHEVGTFYKGIRCEPSSAYSGEEKILGDPSLNESGSSFLPKMLSELASGDKNGRLALSALGGAIYYLRQAFLDESLLRYAKFESLPYSDFSNFTEKQHMVLDAAALENLEIFENSRNGGVSGTLYAQLNQCITASGKRLLKTWLARPLYNPELIKERQDAVAILRGENLPYSLEFRKALSRLPDMERLIARIFSSIEASGRNGDKVVLYEDVAKKQLQEFISTLRGCETMVEACSSLRTSLKHDKSRRLRHLLTPGQSLPNISPFIKYFKDAFDWVEAHDSGRVVPHEGADEEYDFTCKTVKELEVSLTKHLKEQRKLLGDASIKYVTVGKDEYLLEVPESLSGSIPQDYELCSSKKGVFRYWTPTIKKLLKELAQAKSEKESALKSISQRLIGRFCEHQEEWRQLVSATAELDVLISLAFASDSYEGVRCRPVISSSKSVDVPHLSATGLGHPVLRGDSLGRGSFVPNDVKIGGSKQASFILLTGPNMGGKSTLLRQVCLAVILAQIGADVPAETFELSPVDRIFVRMGAKDHIMAGQSTFLTELSETAVMLSSATRNSLVVLDELGRGTATSDGQAIAESVLEHFIDKVQCRGMFSTHYHRLSMDYQTNPQVSLCHMGCQVGEGSGGVEEVTFLYRLTPGACPKSYGVNVARLAGLPDDVLQRAVIKSQEFEGLYGKNHKKADRKMAEMIKQIISGVASDSDTATSKHSLSELHCKANTYLRLNN